In the genome of Clostridia bacterium, one region contains:
- the trmD gene encoding tRNA (guanosine(37)-N1)-methyltransferase TrmD has protein sequence MRFDVLTLFPELFNAVMGESIIGRAQENKLIEINTVNIRDFSRDKHRKVDDYPYGGGNGMVMMIQPISDAYKSIVEGLNYKPKVVYLSPQGKVFDQKKADELKEDKHLILLCGHYEGVDERVIEDLVDEEISIGDFVLTGGELPAMVLIDCISRLIPGVLSNEESFSDESHYSGLLEYPQYTRPYEYNGRKVPDVLMSGHHANINKWRRQQSLLRTYKKRPDLFEKYELCTEDKKLFSEITNNT, from the coding sequence ATGAGATTTGATGTTTTGACTTTGTTTCCCGAATTGTTCAATGCTGTGATGGGTGAGAGCATCATAGGAAGAGCACAGGAAAATAAGCTCATTGAAATAAATACTGTTAATATACGTGACTTTTCAAGAGATAAGCACAGGAAAGTTGATGACTACCCTTATGGTGGCGGAAATGGAATGGTTATGATGATACAGCCCATATCCGATGCCTATAAATCTATAGTTGAAGGCTTGAATTATAAGCCAAAAGTTGTTTATCTCAGCCCGCAAGGCAAAGTATTCGATCAGAAAAAAGCAGATGAGTTAAAGGAAGATAAGCATTTGATTTTGCTGTGCGGCCACTATGAAGGTGTAGATGAAAGAGTAATAGAAGACCTTGTGGATGAAGAGATATCTATAGGTGATTTTGTCCTTACGGGAGGAGAATTACCTGCAATGGTTCTCATAGATTGCATAAGCAGATTGATACCAGGCGTACTATCAAATGAGGAGTCATTTTCTGATGAATCCCACTATAGTGGCCTCCTGGAATACCCCCAATATACAAGGCCTTATGAATACAATGGCAGAAAAGTACCTGACGTATTGATGTCAGGTCATCATGCTAATATAAACAAATGGCGGAGGCAGCAATCTTTATTAAGAACATATAAAAAGCGTCCCGATTTATTTGAAAAATATGAGTTATGTACTGAAGATAAAAAATTATTTAGCGAAATCACTAACAATACTTAA
- the rplS gene encoding 50S ribosomal protein L19 has protein sequence MNILKAIENEQIRADVPKVEIGDYVKVHLKVIEGNRERIQIFEGTVIAKKGEGIKETFTVRRISYGVGVERILPINSPKIDKVELIRKGRVRRAKLYFLRERVGKAAKIKEKLDVKAE, from the coding sequence ATGAACATATTGAAAGCAATAGAAAATGAACAGATAAGAGCAGACGTACCTAAAGTGGAAATCGGTGATTATGTAAAAGTTCATTTAAAGGTTATTGAAGGTAACAGAGAAAGAATTCAGATCTTCGAAGGTACTGTAATAGCTAAAAAGGGCGAAGGCATTAAGGAAACTTTTACTGTAAGAAGAATTTCCTATGGTGTTGGAGTTGAAAGAATTTTACCTATTAATTCTCCTAAGATTGATAAAGTTGAATTAATAAGAAAAGGTAGAGTTAGAAGAGCTAAACTTTACTTCCTCCGTGAAAGAGTTGGTAAAGCAGCAAAAATTAAAGAAAAGCTTGATGTTAAAGCAGAATAA
- the lepB gene encoding signal peptidase I: MDMDNNIPKTKSSRKSSFKEVLEWIQAILIAVVLAFLIRGFVFEQALVDGSSMQDTLQDEQRIIVYKLGYFFHSPERGDIITLEYQRGIFNFLPVPDPEEIDYIKRVIAIPGDEIDIKDDGYVYVNGVKLSEPYAKGITERKNMDFPIKIPQKKVFVLGDNRENSSDSRIIGLIDFDRIRGKAVFRLFPFKDLGLIYSNMKGANIKDLED; this comes from the coding sequence ATGGATATGGATAATAATATACCAAAAACCAAAAGCAGCAGGAAAAGTAGCTTTAAAGAAGTACTTGAATGGATTCAGGCGATACTGATAGCTGTGGTACTTGCTTTTTTAATTAGAGGCTTTGTCTTTGAGCAGGCGTTGGTAGATGGCAGTTCGATGCAGGACACTCTGCAGGATGAACAGAGAATTATTGTGTATAAACTGGGATACTTTTTTCATTCCCCTGAAAGGGGCGACATAATTACTCTTGAGTACCAGAGAGGAATATTTAATTTTTTGCCTGTTCCTGATCCGGAAGAGATAGATTACATAAAGAGAGTAATAGCCATACCGGGAGATGAAATTGATATAAAAGACGATGGATATGTTTATGTAAACGGGGTAAAATTAAGTGAGCCTTATGCAAAAGGAATTACAGAAAGAAAAAATATGGATTTCCCAATTAAAATACCACAAAAGAAAGTTTTTGTTTTAGGTGACAATAGAGAAAACAGCAGTGATAGCAGGATAATCGGATTGATTGATTTTGACAGGATAAGAGGCAAAGCTGTATTTAGGCTATTTCCTTTTAAAGATTTAGGACTCATATATAGTAATATGAAAGGTGCAAACATAAAGGATTTGGAGGATTAA
- the ylqF gene encoding ribosome biogenesis GTPase YlqF, which yields MNIQWFPGHMAKTRKILAENLKLIDVVIELLDARIPVSSKNPDIDEIVKNKHRIIALNKADLADEAASREWSKWYSSQGYATIFIDSIRGKGINELKVKLRNIMKEKLDREKQKGRLFRPIRTMIVGVPNVGKSSFINKVAGRASAVTGDKPGVTRGKQWIRINEEIELLDTPGILWPKFEDMRVGMNLAFTGAIKDDIIDITEVAAALLERLGKTYPQNIMERFKLESVGEKSGLTLLNEAGKKRGCIVSGGEIDHSRISAIVLDEYRGGKIGRITLERPNDLIQAKEEVIEEK from the coding sequence ATGAATATACAGTGGTTTCCGGGGCATATGGCTAAAACAAGAAAAATTTTAGCAGAAAACCTGAAGCTGATAGATGTCGTAATAGAGCTTTTAGATGCAAGAATACCGGTAAGTAGCAAGAATCCGGACATTGATGAAATAGTTAAAAACAAACACAGAATCATAGCCTTAAACAAGGCGGATCTTGCAGACGAAGCTGCATCGCGGGAATGGAGCAAATGGTATAGCTCACAAGGTTATGCCACTATTTTTATTGATTCTATAAGAGGTAAAGGAATCAATGAATTAAAAGTAAAACTAAGAAATATTATGAAAGAAAAGCTTGATAGAGAAAAACAGAAAGGAAGGTTATTCAGACCTATAAGGACCATGATTGTAGGTGTACCTAACGTAGGTAAATCTTCTTTTATAAACAAAGTAGCCGGAAGAGCCAGTGCGGTAACGGGGGACAAGCCAGGTGTTACCAGAGGAAAACAATGGATAAGGATAAATGAAGAAATAGAACTTCTTGATACGCCGGGTATCTTGTGGCCAAAATTTGAGGATATGAGGGTTGGAATGAATTTGGCTTTTACCGGTGCTATCAAGGATGATATAATTGATATAACAGAAGTTGCTGCCGCACTTTTGGAAAGACTCGGGAAAACGTATCCCCAAAATATCATGGAAAGATTCAAGCTGGAGTCTGTAGGAGAAAAAAGCGGTTTGACACTGCTCAATGAAGCAGGGAAAAAAAGAGGCTGCATTGTATCTGGAGGAGAAATTGACCATTCAAGGATTTCTGCAATAGTTCTTGATGAATACCGTGGCGGCAAAATCGGCAGGATAACATTGGAAAGGCCAAATGACCTGATACAGGCTAAAGAGGAAGTAATTGAAGAAAAATAA
- a CDS encoding ribonuclease HII: MNQKPKIKDIEGYIKTLDIDSALEYLYATQDTYHIDLTKQIEKHKKKKAALDKEKERFLDMCRYEKEGYARGKRFIAGIDEAGRGPLAGPVVAAAVILPEEVFIANLNDSKKLSAQQRDLLFDEIKEKAVAYGIGMSDEKCIDGINILNATKKAMKAAVESLKPAPELILIDAVKLEEVYIEQEAIIKGDALSISIAAASILAKVTRDRLIEEMDGLYPQYGFAKHKGYGTKEHIDAIKKFGICPIHRISFTKNFTG, from the coding sequence ATGAATCAAAAGCCTAAAATAAAGGATATAGAAGGATACATAAAAACTCTGGATATTGATTCGGCATTGGAATACCTGTATGCAACACAGGATACATATCATATAGATCTCACAAAACAAATAGAAAAGCATAAGAAGAAAAAAGCTGCATTAGATAAGGAAAAAGAACGCTTTCTGGATATGTGCAGATATGAAAAGGAAGGATATGCAAGGGGCAAAAGGTTTATTGCGGGAATAGATGAGGCAGGGAGAGGACCATTGGCAGGACCTGTGGTAGCTGCAGCTGTTATTCTTCCTGAAGAGGTATTTATAGCAAACCTAAATGACTCAAAAAAGCTTTCTGCACAGCAGAGGGATTTGTTATTTGATGAAATAAAGGAAAAAGCAGTAGCTTACGGAATAGGTATGTCTGACGAGAAATGCATTGACGGTATAAATATATTAAATGCAACCAAAAAAGCTATGAAGGCAGCGGTAGAATCATTGAAACCTGCACCGGAACTAATACTGATTGATGCTGTGAAGCTTGAAGAAGTATATATAGAACAGGAGGCTATAATAAAAGGGGATGCTCTCAGTATTTCGATTGCTGCTGCATCCATTTTAGCTAAAGTTACAAGAGATAGGTTGATCGAAGAAATGGATGGGCTATACCCTCAGTATGGATTTGCAAAGCATAAGGGATATGGAACAAAAGAACATATAGATGCTATAAAAAAATTTGGGATTTGTCCGATACATAGAATAAGCTTTACAAAAAATTTTACTGGATAA
- a CDS encoding flagellar hook-length control protein FliK — MRIDGLFQSQIINLSGLEGILERANAGDIVRAQILEITSNELILKLFDGSTINASTTGSTENLGLKRGDFADFRVKDKQDNKVLLETIKSATIKKEEGSEELVRQMKTLGIIPDGENLAISKEIKSNGLPLNKENFEKAVDILGRFKDINPAKAVFLFANKLGAEEKNISALKQLVDEKVKITQSIEGLVKSLEKIEDEIVLKNMVERLTNKNVEENAITDFKPAGKIIYGSKDRDSTHIEIGKHFGEIDKLLDNLIDKSVKTGKGVDAAASDSAVLNKIKTFIENNKFSAGEMSEKFENFLIRNIYEHDKSNLRQKAEILDIINKISNIFKQIDEIKDYSNIENQKSVKHDSTQTQNYENKTIRDIFSKLFVSIDSENLKEEVNVKNIYKELYSNLSIVKDTLELSNIANKTALINNIEQMEDNIRFMNQLNNYSTYIQIPLNIFDRNTTGEFYVLKRDSRKQRINPENTTMFISLNTENMGQVDTFLGLNKKNISINMRVEDNKIVSFIKGYHKELYDRLKEKGYKLVDFKFKISEEDINLTNIAEVAEKEFAQGRVTIDYRL, encoded by the coding sequence ATGAGAATTGATGGGTTATTTCAGAGTCAAATCATTAATCTTTCCGGTTTGGAAGGCATTCTGGAAAGAGCAAATGCAGGTGACATTGTAAGAGCACAAATTCTCGAGATAACATCAAATGAGCTTATACTAAAACTTTTTGATGGCTCTACCATTAATGCTTCTACTACGGGCAGTACGGAAAATCTGGGGTTGAAACGAGGGGATTTTGCCGATTTCAGAGTAAAGGACAAACAGGATAATAAAGTATTGCTTGAAACAATTAAAAGCGCCACTATAAAGAAAGAAGAGGGAAGTGAAGAACTGGTCAGGCAAATGAAAACTTTAGGTATTATACCGGATGGTGAAAATCTGGCTATATCTAAAGAAATCAAATCAAATGGACTTCCTCTAAATAAGGAGAATTTTGAAAAGGCAGTTGATATACTTGGAAGGTTTAAGGACATAAACCCTGCAAAGGCAGTTTTTCTTTTTGCAAACAAACTGGGAGCAGAGGAAAAGAACATATCTGCTCTAAAGCAACTGGTAGATGAAAAAGTTAAGATAACCCAAAGTATTGAAGGACTTGTGAAATCTCTGGAAAAGATTGAGGATGAAATAGTTCTTAAGAATATGGTTGAACGGCTGACAAATAAGAATGTAGAAGAAAATGCAATTACAGATTTTAAGCCGGCGGGAAAAATCATTTATGGTTCTAAAGATAGGGATTCTACCCATATTGAAATAGGAAAGCATTTTGGTGAGATAGACAAATTGCTGGATAATCTGATAGATAAATCTGTGAAAACCGGCAAAGGAGTAGATGCAGCAGCCTCTGATTCTGCTGTACTTAACAAAATTAAGACTTTTATTGAAAACAATAAATTCTCAGCAGGGGAAATGAGTGAGAAATTTGAGAATTTCCTAATCAGAAATATATATGAGCACGATAAGTCAAATCTAAGGCAAAAAGCTGAAATCCTGGATATTATCAATAAAATTTCAAATATATTTAAGCAGATTGATGAAATCAAAGACTATAGCAATATTGAGAACCAAAAGTCAGTAAAGCATGATTCTACTCAAACACAAAATTATGAAAATAAAACTATAAGAGATATATTCAGTAAGTTATTTGTAAGTATAGACTCAGAAAATCTTAAAGAGGAAGTAAATGTAAAGAATATATACAAAGAATTGTACAGTAATCTAAGCATAGTGAAAGATACTCTGGAATTAAGTAATATAGCAAATAAGACTGCACTAATAAACAATATTGAACAAATGGAAGATAATATCAGGTTTATGAACCAGCTGAACAATTATAGCACGTATATTCAAATCCCGCTAAACATATTTGACCGCAATACTACCGGTGAGTTTTATGTATTGAAAAGGGATTCCAGAAAACAGAGAATTAATCCGGAAAACACTACTATGTTCATTTCGCTTAATACAGAGAACATGGGGCAGGTTGATACATTTTTGGGACTAAACAAGAAAAACATAAGCATCAACATGAGAGTTGAGGACAATAAAATAGTAAGCTTTATAAAAGGGTATCATAAAGAGCTGTATGACAGGCTAAAGGAAAAAGGCTACAAGCTGGTGGATTTTAAATTTAAGATTTCTGAAGAAGATATTAATCTGACTAACATTGCTGAAGTTGCAGAAAAGGAATTCGCGCAAGGCAGGGTTACGATAGATTATCGATTATAG